A stretch of the Zeugodacus cucurbitae isolate PBARC_wt_2022May chromosome 6, idZeuCucr1.2, whole genome shotgun sequence genome encodes the following:
- the LOC105214501 gene encoding uncharacterized protein LOC105214501, protein MTHFSMCEPNYDLPQTLSAIFETESDVVETEKDKLDQASKLQSAEYETDYYRVLPLLSFKNDHREKVLSLKENEYLRLRWQKFLTKIPKNYIRIRLYNDKQKVPITPRRLVLNGCFYGVDNKLSPVPIIPDPRMYEKITSKNVDNGQGKEVKLKDKNRGVSKEQ, encoded by the exons atGACGCATTTTTCTATGTGTGAGCCAAATTATGATTTACCACAAACGCTGAGCGCCATTTTCGAAACCGAATCGGATGTCGTGGAAACCGAAAAGGATAAATTAGATCAAGCCAGTAAGCTACAAAGTGCCGAGTATGAAACTGATTATTACCGAGTGCTGCCATTGTTGTCCTTCAAGAATGATCATCGCGAGAAGGTTTTATCATTGAAGGAAAATGAATATTTGCGTTTGCGTTGGCAAaagtttttaacgaaaatacccAAAAATTACATACGCATACGACTCTACAACGATAAGCAGAAAGT acCTATTACGCCAAGACGTTTGGTATTGAATGGTTGCTTTTATGGTGTGGACAACAAGTTATCGCCAGTACCGATTATTCCCGATCCGAGAATGTATGAAAAGATCACTTCCAAAAATGTAGATAATGGGCAAGGCAAAGAAGTTAAGTTGAAAGATAAAAATCGGGGTGTTTCAAAAGAGCAGTAG